The following are encoded together in the Panicum virgatum strain AP13 chromosome 6K, P.virgatum_v5, whole genome shotgun sequence genome:
- the LOC120711149 gene encoding uncharacterized protein LOC120711149 isoform X3: MEMLALQSEQQLPRQTLARNESVATVDEIQGSPSPCHGVDGGDSKDGETSGYSIPFLPEVAVTPGIEELTLCLHKKYKFPCSLLSDGVRSSIQSLQLDSCVFHPMLELGPLRSLTRLILRDVCITGEELECLLSNSLALEHLDLCTCKEIVFLKIPSALLQLSYLRVCGCWDLQVIENKAPSLSTFTLVGQVSKLSLGEASQMMKVLSLQYPNVVCYARAKLPSIMPNLETLVLGSSAEVNTPMLSTKFLNLKHLTIQISGETLPPSYDYFSLVSFLDASPSLETWYLEVYPEDMEHESVFEGSSDLRQLPEYRHDSLKTVEIIGFSSARCLVELTCCIVRSAVSLERLTLDTLRGGGRCSGRNDGDSSDQICSPVSKAVVKEAFRGVAAIRKYIEDKVPSTAKLVVLEPCPWCHTTTVLDYFGM; this comes from the exons ATGGAGATGCTGGCGCTGCAGAGCGAGCAGCAGCTGCCTCGGCAAACCCTAGCTCGGA ATGAATCTGTTGCTACAGTGGATGAAATTCAGGGCTCACCTTCACCCTGTCATGGAGTTGACGGTGGCGATTCCAAAGATGGAGAAACATCAGGATATTCAATCCCGTTCCTCCCTGAG GTTGCTGTTACACCAGGGATTGAAGAGCTCACACTTTGCCTACATAAAAAGTACAAATTTCCATGCTCACTTCTATCTGATGGGGTTAGAAGCTCGATTCAGTCTCTTCAACTTGATTCTTGTGTCTTCCATCCCATGCTTGAACTTGGCCCATTGAGAAGCCTAACAAGACTGATACTAAGGGATGTGTGTATTACGGGGGAGGAGTTAGAGTGCCTTCTTTCCAACTCCCTTGCTTTGGAGCATTTGGACCTCTGTACTTGCAAGGAGATAGTTTTCCTGAAGATACCTTCTGcattgctgcagctcagctacCTGAGGGTTTGTGGATGTTGGGATCTGCAAGTTATAGAGAATAAAGCACCAAGTCTCTCCACTTTTACCCTTGTCGGGCAAGTTTCAAAACTCTCACTTGGAGAAGCATCGCAAATGATGAAGGTCTTGAGCTTGCAGTACCCGAATGTCGTCTGTTATGCTCGTGCTAAGCTTCCATCCATTATGCCAAACCTTGAAACTCTTGTGTTAGGATCGAGTGCTGAG GTGAATACACCGATGCTGTCCACTAAATTCCTCAACCTCAAGCACCTAACCATTCAGATTAGTGGAGAGACCTTGCCCCCATCATATGACTATTTTTCTCTCGTGTCTTTCTTGGATGCGTCTCCTTCCTTGGAGACTTGGTACCTAGAG GTATATCCGGAAGATATGGAACATGAATCGGTTTTCGAAGGTTCTTCAGATTTGAGGCAGCTGCCTGAATACCGTCACGACAGCCTCAAGACTGTTGAGATCATAGGATTCAGCTCTGCAAGGTGCTTGGTTGAGCTAACATGCTGTATTGTCAGGAGCGCAGTCTCACTCGAGCGACTCACATTGGACACCCTTCGGGGTGGTGGTAGGTGTTCTGGGCGAAATGATGGTGATTCCTCGGATCAAATTTGCAGTCCTGTTAGCAAGGCTGTGGTCAAGGAAGCCTTTAGAGGGGTGGCGGCGATAAGGAAGTACATTGAGGATAAAGTCCCGTCTACAGCTAAGCTGGTGGTTCTGGAACCTTGCCCATGGTGTCATACCACTACAGTACTGGATTATTTTGGTATGTAG
- the LOC120711149 gene encoding uncharacterized protein LOC120711149 isoform X2, which translates to MEMLALQSEQQLPRQTLARNESVATVDEIQGSPSPCHGVDGGDSKDGETSGYSIPFLPEDIWRHIHSLMPVDAAARAACLSHTFLSSWRCYPKLILNWHTLCSKVAVTPGIEELTLCLHKKYKFPCSLLSDGVRSSIQSLQLDSCVFHPMLELGPLRSLTRLILRDVCITGEELECLLSNSLALEHLDLCTCKEIVFLKIPSALLQLSYLRVCGCWDLQVIENKAPSLSTFTLVGQVSKLSLGEASQMMKVLSLQYPNVVCYARAKLPSIMPNLETLVLGSSAEVNTPMLSTKFLNLKHLTIQISGETLPPSYDYFSLVSFLDASPSLETWYLEVYPEDMEHESVFEGSSDLRQLPEYRHDSLKTVEIIGFSSARCLVELTCCIVRSAVSLERLTLDTLRGGGRCSGRNDGDSSDQICSPVSKAVVKEAFRGVAAIRKYIEDKVPSTAKLVVLEPCPWCHTTTVLDYFGM; encoded by the exons ATGGAGATGCTGGCGCTGCAGAGCGAGCAGCAGCTGCCTCGGCAAACCCTAGCTCGGA ATGAATCTGTTGCTACAGTGGATGAAATTCAGGGCTCACCTTCACCCTGTCATGGAGTTGACGGTGGCGATTCCAAAGATGGAGAAACATCAGGATATTCAATCCCGTTCCTCCCTGAG GATATCTGGCGCCATATACATTCTTTAATGCCAGTGGATGCTGCTGCTCGTGCTGCTTGCCTCTCTCACACCTTTCTAAGTTCCTGGAGATGTTATCCCAAACTCATTTTGAATTGGCATACGCTCTGCTCAAAG GTTGCTGTTACACCAGGGATTGAAGAGCTCACACTTTGCCTACATAAAAAGTACAAATTTCCATGCTCACTTCTATCTGATGGGGTTAGAAGCTCGATTCAGTCTCTTCAACTTGATTCTTGTGTCTTCCATCCCATGCTTGAACTTGGCCCATTGAGAAGCCTAACAAGACTGATACTAAGGGATGTGTGTATTACGGGGGAGGAGTTAGAGTGCCTTCTTTCCAACTCCCTTGCTTTGGAGCATTTGGACCTCTGTACTTGCAAGGAGATAGTTTTCCTGAAGATACCTTCTGcattgctgcagctcagctacCTGAGGGTTTGTGGATGTTGGGATCTGCAAGTTATAGAGAATAAAGCACCAAGTCTCTCCACTTTTACCCTTGTCGGGCAAGTTTCAAAACTCTCACTTGGAGAAGCATCGCAAATGATGAAGGTCTTGAGCTTGCAGTACCCGAATGTCGTCTGTTATGCTCGTGCTAAGCTTCCATCCATTATGCCAAACCTTGAAACTCTTGTGTTAGGATCGAGTGCTGAG GTGAATACACCGATGCTGTCCACTAAATTCCTCAACCTCAAGCACCTAACCATTCAGATTAGTGGAGAGACCTTGCCCCCATCATATGACTATTTTTCTCTCGTGTCTTTCTTGGATGCGTCTCCTTCCTTGGAGACTTGGTACCTAGAG GTATATCCGGAAGATATGGAACATGAATCGGTTTTCGAAGGTTCTTCAGATTTGAGGCAGCTGCCTGAATACCGTCACGACAGCCTCAAGACTGTTGAGATCATAGGATTCAGCTCTGCAAGGTGCTTGGTTGAGCTAACATGCTGTATTGTCAGGAGCGCAGTCTCACTCGAGCGACTCACATTGGACACCCTTCGGGGTGGTGGTAGGTGTTCTGGGCGAAATGATGGTGATTCCTCGGATCAAATTTGCAGTCCTGTTAGCAAGGCTGTGGTCAAGGAAGCCTTTAGAGGGGTGGCGGCGATAAGGAAGTACATTGAGGATAAAGTCCCGTCTACAGCTAAGCTGGTGGTTCTGGAACCTTGCCCATGGTGTCATACCACTACAGTACTGGATTATTTTGGTATGTAG
- the LOC120711149 gene encoding uncharacterized protein LOC120711149 isoform X4: MEMLALQSEQQLPRQTLARNESVATVDEIQGSPSPCHGVDGGDSKDGETSGYSIPFLPELSYLRVCGCWDLQVIENKAPSLSTFTLVGQVSKLSLGEASQMMKVLSLQYPNVVCYARAKLPSIMPNLETLVLGSSAEVNTPMLSTKFLNLKHLTIQISGETLPPSYDYFSLVSFLDASPSLETWYLEVYPEDMEHESVFEGSSDLRQLPEYRHDSLKTVEIIGFSSARCLVELTCCIVRSAVSLERLTLDTLRGGGRCSGRNDGDSSDQICSPVSKAVVKEAFRGVAAIRKYIEDKVPSTAKLVVLEPCPWCHTTTVLDYFGM, translated from the exons ATGGAGATGCTGGCGCTGCAGAGCGAGCAGCAGCTGCCTCGGCAAACCCTAGCTCGGA ATGAATCTGTTGCTACAGTGGATGAAATTCAGGGCTCACCTTCACCCTGTCATGGAGTTGACGGTGGCGATTCCAAAGATGGAGAAACATCAGGATATTCAATCCCGTTCCTCCCTGAG ctcagctacCTGAGGGTTTGTGGATGTTGGGATCTGCAAGTTATAGAGAATAAAGCACCAAGTCTCTCCACTTTTACCCTTGTCGGGCAAGTTTCAAAACTCTCACTTGGAGAAGCATCGCAAATGATGAAGGTCTTGAGCTTGCAGTACCCGAATGTCGTCTGTTATGCTCGTGCTAAGCTTCCATCCATTATGCCAAACCTTGAAACTCTTGTGTTAGGATCGAGTGCTGAG GTGAATACACCGATGCTGTCCACTAAATTCCTCAACCTCAAGCACCTAACCATTCAGATTAGTGGAGAGACCTTGCCCCCATCATATGACTATTTTTCTCTCGTGTCTTTCTTGGATGCGTCTCCTTCCTTGGAGACTTGGTACCTAGAG GTATATCCGGAAGATATGGAACATGAATCGGTTTTCGAAGGTTCTTCAGATTTGAGGCAGCTGCCTGAATACCGTCACGACAGCCTCAAGACTGTTGAGATCATAGGATTCAGCTCTGCAAGGTGCTTGGTTGAGCTAACATGCTGTATTGTCAGGAGCGCAGTCTCACTCGAGCGACTCACATTGGACACCCTTCGGGGTGGTGGTAGGTGTTCTGGGCGAAATGATGGTGATTCCTCGGATCAAATTTGCAGTCCTGTTAGCAAGGCTGTGGTCAAGGAAGCCTTTAGAGGGGTGGCGGCGATAAGGAAGTACATTGAGGATAAAGTCCCGTCTACAGCTAAGCTGGTGGTTCTGGAACCTTGCCCATGGTGTCATACCACTACAGTACTGGATTATTTTGGTATGTAG
- the LOC120711149 gene encoding uncharacterized protein LOC120711149 isoform X1, whose product MEMLALQSEQQLPRQTLARNESVATVDEIQGSPSPCHGVDGGDSKDGETSGYSIPFLPEDIWRHIHSLMPVDAAARAACLSHTFLSSWRCYPKLILNWHTLCSKARDGNLRGRIDNILRNHSGIGLKILRLRLHSPSICFPYIDNWLQVAVTPGIEELTLCLHKKYKFPCSLLSDGVRSSIQSLQLDSCVFHPMLELGPLRSLTRLILRDVCITGEELECLLSNSLALEHLDLCTCKEIVFLKIPSALLQLSYLRVCGCWDLQVIENKAPSLSTFTLVGQVSKLSLGEASQMMKVLSLQYPNVVCYARAKLPSIMPNLETLVLGSSAEVNTPMLSTKFLNLKHLTIQISGETLPPSYDYFSLVSFLDASPSLETWYLEVYPEDMEHESVFEGSSDLRQLPEYRHDSLKTVEIIGFSSARCLVELTCCIVRSAVSLERLTLDTLRGGGRCSGRNDGDSSDQICSPVSKAVVKEAFRGVAAIRKYIEDKVPSTAKLVVLEPCPWCHTTTVLDYFGM is encoded by the exons ATGGAGATGCTGGCGCTGCAGAGCGAGCAGCAGCTGCCTCGGCAAACCCTAGCTCGGA ATGAATCTGTTGCTACAGTGGATGAAATTCAGGGCTCACCTTCACCCTGTCATGGAGTTGACGGTGGCGATTCCAAAGATGGAGAAACATCAGGATATTCAATCCCGTTCCTCCCTGAG GATATCTGGCGCCATATACATTCTTTAATGCCAGTGGATGCTGCTGCTCGTGCTGCTTGCCTCTCTCACACCTTTCTAAGTTCCTGGAGATGTTATCCCAAACTCATTTTGAATTGGCATACGCTCTGCTCAAAGGCACGTGATGGAAATTTAAGAGGCAGAATTGACAACATTCTGAGAAATCACTCAGGCATTGGCTTGAAGATATTGAGGCTCCGTTTACATTCTCCAAGCATTTGCTTTCCTTATATTGACAATTGGCTTCAGGTTGCTGTTACACCAGGGATTGAAGAGCTCACACTTTGCCTACATAAAAAGTACAAATTTCCATGCTCACTTCTATCTGATGGGGTTAGAAGCTCGATTCAGTCTCTTCAACTTGATTCTTGTGTCTTCCATCCCATGCTTGAACTTGGCCCATTGAGAAGCCTAACAAGACTGATACTAAGGGATGTGTGTATTACGGGGGAGGAGTTAGAGTGCCTTCTTTCCAACTCCCTTGCTTTGGAGCATTTGGACCTCTGTACTTGCAAGGAGATAGTTTTCCTGAAGATACCTTCTGcattgctgcagctcagctacCTGAGGGTTTGTGGATGTTGGGATCTGCAAGTTATAGAGAATAAAGCACCAAGTCTCTCCACTTTTACCCTTGTCGGGCAAGTTTCAAAACTCTCACTTGGAGAAGCATCGCAAATGATGAAGGTCTTGAGCTTGCAGTACCCGAATGTCGTCTGTTATGCTCGTGCTAAGCTTCCATCCATTATGCCAAACCTTGAAACTCTTGTGTTAGGATCGAGTGCTGAG GTGAATACACCGATGCTGTCCACTAAATTCCTCAACCTCAAGCACCTAACCATTCAGATTAGTGGAGAGACCTTGCCCCCATCATATGACTATTTTTCTCTCGTGTCTTTCTTGGATGCGTCTCCTTCCTTGGAGACTTGGTACCTAGAG GTATATCCGGAAGATATGGAACATGAATCGGTTTTCGAAGGTTCTTCAGATTTGAGGCAGCTGCCTGAATACCGTCACGACAGCCTCAAGACTGTTGAGATCATAGGATTCAGCTCTGCAAGGTGCTTGGTTGAGCTAACATGCTGTATTGTCAGGAGCGCAGTCTCACTCGAGCGACTCACATTGGACACCCTTCGGGGTGGTGGTAGGTGTTCTGGGCGAAATGATGGTGATTCCTCGGATCAAATTTGCAGTCCTGTTAGCAAGGCTGTGGTCAAGGAAGCCTTTAGAGGGGTGGCGGCGATAAGGAAGTACATTGAGGATAAAGTCCCGTCTACAGCTAAGCTGGTGGTTCTGGAACCTTGCCCATGGTGTCATACCACTACAGTACTGGATTATTTTGGTATGTAG